The Skermanella rosea sequence TGTAGATGATCTCGGTGAACCAGCGGCTGTTGGGGCCGCCGAGCAGGGCCGGCACGGCGTAGCTGCCGGCGGCCAGCATGAAGGTCATGATGCAGCCGACCGCGATGCCCGGCTTGGCGTGCGGGATGACGATGCGGCGGTGAATGCGCAGCCAGCCGCTGCCCAGGTCGCGCGCCGCCTCGATCTGGTTGCGGTCGAGGGATTCGATCGCGTTGTACAGCGGGAAGACCATGAACAGGATGTAGACATAGACCATGCCGACGATCACGCCGGCCGGGCTGCCCAGGAAGCGGATGGGCCGGTCGATCAGGCCGAGATTGACCAGCAGCAGGTTCAGCGGCCCGTTGAAGGCCAGGATGATGTACCAGGCGAAGGTTCGCAGCAACTCGTTGATCCAGAACGGGATCACCAGCAGCAGGACCAGCATCGGCAGCGTCCGGGGCCGGGCCACCTGGGCCATGAAATAGGCCACGGGATAGCACACCGCGAAGGTCAGCGCCGTCACCAGCGCGCTGGCCCAGATGGTCTGGAGGAAGATGCTGCGGTGGATCGCGTTGTTCCACAACGTGACGTAGTTCTGGACGGTGTAGACGTCGTCCGG is a genomic window containing:
- a CDS encoding ABC transporter permease; translation: MTEVLRRYGPVLTAIIVALCAFWVVMLVVLPQILMIDFSLRPSLPPSRIGGPDDVYTVQNYVTLWNNAIHRSIFLQTIWASALVTALTFAVCYPVAYFMAQVARPRTLPMLVLLLVIPFWINELLRTFAWYIILAFNGPLNLLLVNLGLIDRPIRFLGSPAGVIVGMVYVYILFMVFPLYNAIESLDRNQIEAARDLGSGWLRIHRRIVIPHAKPGIAVGCIMTFMLAAGSYAVPALLGGPNSRWFTEIIYNWFFEGGNWNQGAAYAFILLVLCVGFILLMMRLFKVGLTDVAK